The segment CAGCCTGCGACTTGCCGAGCGGGTGAGAGCGGCTGGCGGCTGGGTGCGGCTGGAGCGCTATCCTGGGCTCTGGCACGTGTTTCAGGCGCACACTGGCGTGCTGCGCCGGGCCGACGAGGCATTGGCCAGCGCCGCGGATTTCATCTGCCGGCACGTGGAAACGGAGGCGTGAGATGCACAATATCCTGATCACTGGCGCCGCTTCCGGTATCGGCGCCGCGACGGCCCGCCTGTTCCATGACCGTGGCTGGCTGGTAGGGCTGGTGGATCGGGACGCCGAGGCCCTGGCCACCCAGGCCGCCGCCCTGGGGGGCGTCTGGCATCGGGCGCTGGATGTGACTGACCTCGCCGCCGTCGAAGCCGCCCTGGCGGACTTCTGCGCCCGCCACGACGGTCAGTTGCGCCTGCTGTTCAACTGCGCAGGCGTGTTGCGCTTCGGCCAGTTCGAGGAAATCGACATGGCCGAGCACGCGCGCATCCTCACCATCAACGTACTGGGGCTGGTGCAGGTGACTCACGTGGCCTTCCCCTACCTCAAGGCCACCCGTGACGCCCAGGTGATCAACATGGGCTCCGCTTCGGGCGTTTACGGCACGCCGCACATGGCCAGCTACTCGGCCTCGAAGTTCGCAGTGCGCGGTTTCACCGAGGCGCTGGAACTGGAATGGCGCCGCCACGGCATCCGTGTCGGCGACCTGATGCCGCCCTTCGTGCGCACGCCCATGGTCAGCAGCCAGCACTTCGAACCGCCCGTGCTGCGTCGTCTCGGGGTGAAACTCAAGGCCGAGGACATCGCCGAAGCCGCCTGGCAACAGGCCCACGGCGCCGCGGTGCATCGGCCGGTGAGCTGGTTGTTCCGGCTGATGTATGGCGCGGGACAGGTTTCGCCGGCCTGGGTGAACCGGGGGATCATGAAGCTGCTGAGTGGTGCATGACCGGGCGATGGCCCTGTGGCTGGCGAAATCGATGGTTTCAACCTGACATTGCTGTCAGCCATTTTCCAGGAGTAGCCTCGGCGGTCACTTCGAAGCAAGGATGCTCGTCATGACCCCGTTCTTCGCCTATTCCTGCCTGGGCCTGTCCATGTTGCTGGTCGGCGGCAATATCGCCGTCGGCAAGCTGGTGCTGGCCGAGGTACCGGTCTTTCTCTTTGCCCTTCTGCGTTTCCTGATCGCCATGCTGGTGCTGGCGCCGGGCATGCTACTGCCGCAAGTCCGTCGCGGCCTGGATCGTTCGGCGGGCAAGGGACTGTTCCTCCAGGCCTTCTTCGGCTGCTTCCTGTTCAGCCTGTTCATGCTCTATGGCGTGGTGCACACCAGCGCCGCCAGCGCGGGAATCATCACCAGTGCCACTCCCAGTTTGATTGCGCTGCTGGCGTGGCTCTGGCTGCGCGAGCGCATCGGTGGTCGCAGCCTGCTGGCCATCGCCCTGGCGGTGGGCGGCATTGCCGTGCTCAACCTGCTGGACAGCCGGGAGCAGGGCACTGGTAGCCTGCTGGGCAATACGCTGGTGCTCGGCGCGGTGATGGCCGAGGCGATCTTCGCCATCTTCTCGCGGCGCCTGTCGTTGTCGCTGCATCCCTGGGCCATGGCATTCGGCGTCAACCTGGCCGGGCTGCTGCTGTTCCTTCCGTTGGCACTGCCCCAGGGCCTGGCGTTCGACTGGAGCGCGCCGTCCGCGACCACCTGGGGCTGGCTGCTGTTCTATGCCATCAGCGCCAGCGTGCTGTCCTTCCTGCTCTGGTACCGCGGCATCGGCCAGGTGCCGGCGAACGTCGCCGGTCTCTTCACCGGCCTGATGCCGGTGGGGGCCGCGCTGGTGGGCGTCCTGCTGCTTGGCGAGCGCTTCGGTTCCGGTCAGGCATTGGGCATGGCGCTGGTGCTGGCGGCCATTGCGCTGGGAGGTCTGGCCGAGCGAAAGGCCAATTTAATGGCGCAAGATGCCTGAGCGCCGCCTGTCGCCACTTTTGTGACAATTTGTCCAGCTTTCCGGCAGACCCGGCGTGGTGGCGCTACCCTGCAAAATGAAAGCGGAAAGATCACTCGACGAGTGAATCAGTGGCCGGGTCCGCGCGGGGCCCGGTCAAGGTCTGACGTTGTGTCTGCAACGTCGGCCCGGGGGCGGCACCGCATGGTGTCGCGAAGCCGAGTTCACCGGCTTCTCGGAAACAGCGGAAAAGCGGAACTCTCATCCATCGCTAAGAGGAGGTCGTTTCATGAGCACAGCCTTCCACGATGATGTCAGCAGCAATCTGTTGCGCCGCATGAAAGAGGGCGGTTTCGATTTTGCCCGAGTTCATCCGATCGAGTTTTACGCCATCTTCCCCGACGAGGACCGGGCACGGCTGGCGGCGAAGAATTTTCGTGGCGAGTCCTTGAATGCCCAGGTGTCGGTTCGCGCCGATGGGGCCTGGCATCTGCAGGTGAGCAAGGTGATGTACGCCACCCATGCGGGAATTGGTGATTTCGAGCACGACCTGGAGGCCCTGGTGGTCCCGCTCGGTGGTGTACTCGACGGCTGGGGCGTGACCCAGGAAGTCGGCGTCAAGCAACCCTGAGGTCATCCCGGTTCGCGGCGGCCCGCCTGCTGCGAACCGGGCATTCCGGACAATGATCCGGCTGGTTTTCCTCCTCCCCTCTGCCACGCGTATTCCCTGCAAAAACATACACTTCCCTTACTCGACCTCGGCATGGCCTTTGCCTCAGACTCCGATCATGGAGGGGACCCCATGACCGACATCCTGATTCTTACCCACGCGGATTTCTGCCCACCCGGCCACCTGGCCGACGTCCTGGATCGTGAGCAGCGCGACTTCACCGTATTGCGCACGGACCTGGGCGAACTGGATGGCTACGACCTCGATCGGCCCAGGGCCGTGGCCATCATGGGCGGGCCCATGAGCGTCAATGACCCGCTGCCCTGGATCGGAGCGGAAATCGACGCATTGCGTCACTTCATCGCGCGCGACGTGCCCATGATCGGCCACTGCCTGGGCGGCCAGTTGCTGGCCCGTGCCCTGAACGCTTCGGTGCATCGCATGCCCTACACCGAGATCGGCTGGCAGCCGCTGGAAAAGCGTGCCCAGGCCACGGACAACCCCTGGATGGCGCACCTGCCGCAGGAGTTCTCGATCTACCAGTGGCACAGCGATACCTTCGACCTGCCCGAGGGCGCCCAGTGGCTGATGGACAGCCCCTGGTGTCCCAACCAGGGCTTCTCCTGGGGCGACAAGGTCCTTGCCCTGCAGGGCCACCCGGAGATGACCGAGGACCTGGTGCAGGGCTGGCTGACCGATTGGGCGCACCTGCTGGACGAAACCCAGCCCAGTCAGCAGGCCAGGGCACGCATGCTCGAAGACCTGCCAGCCAAGGTGAAGGCGCTGAACCAGGTGGCGGAAGGGTTCTATCGTCGCTGGCTGGACCTGGCGTTTTGCTAAGGCGCTGTCCTTGCTTTTGTAGGAGCGAATTCATTCGCGATCCGAGCCGTCGGCTCGAATCTGATAGGGGCAGCTTCGCTGCCTTTCGCGAATGAATTCGCTCCCACAGGCTGCTCCTGAATTCGCTCAGTGCCGAATCATCACATGCCGCACCACGGTGTAATCCTCCAGCCCGTACATGGACAGGTCCTTGCCATAGCCTGACTGCTTGAAGCCGCCGTGGGGCATTTCGTTGGTGAGCATGAAGTGGGTGTTGATCCAGGTGCAGCCGTATTGCAGGCGCGACGCCACGGCGGCGGCGCGGCCCACGTCGCGGGTCCAGACCGATGAGGCCAGGCCGTAGTCGGAGTCGTTGGCCCAGCGCACTGCCTCGTCCGCATCGCTGAAAGGCGTGACCGTCACCACTGGTCCGAACACCTCACGGCGCACGATCTCGTCGTCCTGGCTGGCATGGGCCACCACCGTGGGCTCGTAGAAGAATCCGCTGCCGGCCACCGGCTTGCCGCCAGTGGCGATCTGGATATGGGGCAGGGCGCCAGCGCGCTCGACGAAGCCGGCTACGCGTTCGCGCTGGCTCTGGGTGATCAGCGGGCCGAGCTCGGTGGCCGGATCGTTCTGCAGGCCGGTCTTGAGGCTGGACACCGCGCTGGCGAGGTCGGCCACGAAGTTGTCGTAGATCTTCTTCCCGGCGTAGATACGGCAGGCCGCGGTGCAGTCCTGGCCTGCGTTGTAGAAGCCGAAGGTGCGGATACCCGCCACCACGTCGGCGAGGTCGGCGTCATCGAAGACGATCACCGGTGCCTTGCCGCCCAGCTCCATGTGGGTGCGTTTCACGCTTTCCGCGGCGCTCTTGATGATGGCCTTGCCGGTGCCCACCGAGCCCGTCAGCGACACCATGCGCACCAGCGGGTGCGATACCAGCGGGCTGCCCACGCTGGGGCCACGGCCGAGGACGATGTTCACTACGCCCGGGGGAAGGAGTTCAGCGATGAACTCGGCCAGGCGCAGGGCGGTCAGCGGTGTCTGCTCCGAGGGCTTGAGCACCACGGTATTGCCGGCGGCCAGGGCAGGGCCGAGCTTCCAGGCGGCCATCATCAGCGGGTAGTTCCAGGGCGCGATGGAGGCGATCACGCCTATCGGGTCGCGACGGATCATGGAGGTGAAGCCCGGCAGGTATTCCCCGGCGGCGGAGCCGGTCAGGCAGCGGCTGGCGCCGGCGAAGAAGCGGAACACGTCGGCGATGGCCGGGATCTCGTCATTCAGTGCGGCAGCGTAGGGCTTGCCGCAGTTGTCGGACTCCAGTTTCGCCAGTTCTTCGGCGTGGCCTTCGATCTTGTCGGCCAGTTTCAGCAGCAGGGTGGCGCGATCGCGGGGCGAGGTCCGCGCCCAGCCCTCGAAGGCTGCATCGGCGCCGCGCACGGCGGCGTCCACCTGGGCTTCGCTGGCCTCGGGGATTTTCACCATCACGGCGCCGGTGGCAGGGTTGAGCACGTCCAGGGCCTCGCCTTCGCCAGCGGCGAACTGGCCATTGATCAGGAGTTTGGTTTGCATGAGCTAAGTCCTCGTTCGGTCTAGCCCCTCTGCGTCTGGGAGAGGGGCCGGGGGTGCAGGCCTGGAACGCTTACTTCCCGCCCCCAGCCACCGACTCGGTGCCCCGCGTCAGGTAGTAGGCGCCGAGGATGGGCAGCATGGTGGCGAGCATCACCAGCAGGGCGACCACATTGGTGACCGGGACATCACGTGGGCGGCTGAGCTGGCTGAGCAGCCAGAGCGGCAGGGTCTGTTCGTGGCCGGCGGTGAAGGTGGTGACGATGATCTCGTCGAAGGACAGGGCGAACGCCAGCATGCCGCCTGCCAACAGCGCGGTGGCGATGTTCGGCAGGATGATGTAGCGGAAGGTCTGCCAGCCGTCGGCACCCAGGTCCATCGAGGCTTCGATGAGGCTGTGGGAGGTCCGGCGGAAGCGCGCGATCACGTTGTTGTAGACGATCACTACGCAGAAGGTGGCATGGCCGACGACGATGGTGAAAATGCCCGGTTCGATGCCGAGGGTCTTGAAGGCCGAGAGCAGGGCGATACCGGTGATGATGCCGGGCAGGGCGATGGGCAGGATCAGCATCAGGGTAATGCTCTCCTTGCCGAAGAAGTCGCGGCGGTACAGCGCGGCGGCGGCCAGGGTGCCGAGCACCATGGCCAGTGTGGTGGCCAGGCACGCGACCTTCAGGGACAGGACGATGGCCTGCAGCACATCCTCGCGGCCGCCCACCACGGAAAACCACTCCAGGGTGAAGCCCTGCAACGGGAAACTGTAGGACGACTCCTCGGTGTTGAAGGCGTAGAGCAGGATCACCAGGATCGGAAAATGCAGGAACACCAGCCCGCCCCAGGCTGCCAGGCGCAGGCCCCACGAAGCGCGTTCAGAGTGCATCGAAGGCCCCCAGCCGCTTGGCAATGGACAGGTAGATGGCGATCAGCACGATGGGCACCAGGGTGAAGGCCGCCGCCAGCGGGATATTGCCCACCGAGCCCTGTTGCACGTAGACCATGGTGCCGATGAACAGGCCGCTGGGGCCCACCAGCTGCGGGATGATGAAGTCGCCCAGGGTCAGGCTGAAGGTGAAGATCGAACCGGCCACAACGCCGGGGAAGGCCAGCGGCAGGATCACCTGGATGAAGGTCTGCCGGGGCCTGGCGCCGAGGTCCGCCGAGGCCTGCAGCAGCGACGGCGGCAGGCGCTCAAGTGACGCCTGGATCGGCAGGATCATGAACGGCAGCCAGATGTAGGTGAACACCAGGAAGCGCCCGAGGTGCGAGGTGGACAGGGTATTGCCGCCCAGGCCCGGCACGGTGAGCAGGCTGCCCAGCAAGCCCTCCAGGTGCAGCTGCTGGATCATCCAGTAGAAGATGCCGCCCTTGGCCAGGATCACCGTCCAGGCGTAAGCCTTGACGATGTAGCTGGCCCACATCGGCAGCATCACGGCGATATAGAAGAAGGCCTTCTCCTTCGGCGAGGCGAAGCGCGCCATGTAGTAGGCGATGGGGAAGGCCAGCACCGCGCTGGCCAGGCTCACGGCAATGGCCATGGTCAGGGTGCGCAGGATGATGTCGTAGTTGGCCGGATTGAACAGGGCGCCGTAGTTGGCCAGGGTCAGGTCCGGCGTCACCGCCATGGTGAAGTCGTCGAAGGTGTAGAAGCTCTGCCAGAGCAGGGCGAACAGCGAGCCGATGTAGACGACGCCGAACCAGATCAGCGGCGGGGTCAGGAGCAGCAGCAGGTAGAGCGTCGAGCGCCGGTAGAGCAGGTTCGAGAGCCCCCGCAACGGACCGCTCTGATGGTTGGCGATGACGGCGCTCATGGCCTACTCGCTGAGCGCGACCATCGCGCTGCGGGCCCAGCAGGCCTGCACCTGCTGGCCGGGCTGCGGGCGGGCGACGTCCGACTCTTGGCCATTGGGCAGGCTCACCGCCAGGCGTCCGCCACCCTCCAGGTTGAGTTCGTAGCGGCTGCTGGCACCCAGGTATTGCACGTCGTGCACCGTGCCATTGACTTGCAGCTCGCCGTTGCTGGCGCTGCCGAAGCGTACATGCTCCGGGCGCAGGGAAAAGGCCCCGGCGGTGCCGGTGAGGCGCTGGGCGAGGTCGCCATGGAGCACGTTGGCGGTGCCGACGAACTCGGCGACGAAACGGGTGTTCGGCTTGCGGTAGAGGTTCTGCGGACTGTCCACCTGTTCGATGCGGCCCTTGTTGAACACGGCCACGCGGTCGGACATGGACAGCGCCTCGCCCTGGTCATGGGTGACGAAGATGAAAGTGATGCCAAGCTGGCGCTGGAGCTTCTTCAGTTCCACCTGCATCTGTTCGCGCAGCTTCAGGTCCAGGGCGCCCAGGGGTTCGTCCAGCAGCAGTACGCGGGGACGGTTGATCAGCGCGCGGGCCAGGGCCACGCGCTGGCGCTGGCCGCCGGAAAGCTGCGCCGGCTTGCGGTCGCCGTAGCCGGGCAGGGCGACCATGCCGAGGGCTTCCTCGGCACGCGCCAGGCGCTCGGCCTTGGCCACACCCTTCACCTTGAGGCCGTAGGCGACGTTGTCGCGCACGTTCATGTGCGGGAACAGGGCGTAGTCCTGGAACACGGTGTTCACGTCGCGCTCGTAGGGCGGCAGGCCGGCCGCCTCTTCACCGTGGATGCGGATGGACCCCGAAGTGGGCTGCTCGAAGCCGGCGATCAGGCGCAGGCAGGTGGTCTTGCCCGAGCCGGATGGGCCGAGCATGGAGAAGAATTCGCCGTCGCGAATCTCGATGGATACCCGGTCGACTGCCTTCACATCCCCGTAATGGCGGCAGACATCGGTGAACTGGACGGCTGTGGTCATGGACAAGACTCCGGAGGGCTTTGCTCCCTCTCCCTCCGGGAGAGGGCTGGGGTGAGGGCAGTAGTCGCTCGGCGTATCAGGGTACCTCGAAGTGGCCCCTCTCCCGGAGGGAGAGGGGAGGTTTCATCGTGCTACGGGCTTGCCTGAGCGAGCGGCCTGAGGGCAAGGCGCCCCGCAGCGAGGCGCGAGACATGCCTTCTGGTAGGCGAAGCGCCGAGCGAGAACGCAACGCAGCCATCAGGTCGCGCAGCCAGTTCAGCGGCCGCCCATGATCGCGATGTAGTCCTGGGTCCAGCGGCTATAGGGAACGAACTTCCCGCCCTGGGCTTCCGGGGTTTTCCAGAAGGCGATCTGGTCGAACTGGTCGTACCCATTGGTGGCGCAACCGCCGGGGCCGAGGAGTTCGCTGCTGGTGCAGCCCTTGGCAACCACGGGCAGGGAGCCGAACCAGGCGGCCAGGTCACCCTGGACCTTGGGCTGCAGGGACCAGTCCATCCACTTGTAGGCGCAGTTCGGGTGCTTGGCGTCGACGTGCAGCATGGTGGTGTCGGCCCAGCCGGTTACCCCTTCTTTCGGGAACACGGTTTCAACCGGCTGCTTCTCGGCTTTCAGGGTGTTGGCCATGTAGCCCCAGGTACTGGAGGCGGCCACGCCTTCATTCTTGAAGTCGCTCATCTGCACGGTCGCGTCGTGCCAGTAGCGGTGCACCAGGCTGTGCTGTTTGCGCAGCAGTTCGAGGACCGCCGCGTACTGGTCCTCGGTGAGCTGGTACGGGTCCTTGATGCCCAGCTCCGGCCTGGCGCTCCTCAGGTAGAGAGCGGCGTCGGCGATGTAGATGGGGCCGTCGTAGGCCTGTACGCGACCCTTGTTCGACTTGCCGTCGGCCAGTTGCTGGGGTTCGAAGACCACCGCCCAACTGTCCGGCGCTGTCTTGAACAGTTTGGTGTTGTACATCAGCAGGTTCGGCCCCCACTGGTAGGGCGTGCCGTAGTGCACACCGTCGACCGTGTGCCAGGGGGCGTCCTGGAGACGCTCGTCGAGGGTTTTCCAGTTGGGAATCAGCGCGATGTTGATCGGCTGCACGCGCTTGCCGAACACCAGGCGCAGGGAGGCGTCGCCGGAGGCGGTGACCAGGTCGTAACCGCCCTTGGCCATCAGGCTGACCATCTCGTCGGAGGTGGCGGCGGTCTTCACGTTGACCTTGCAGCCGCTGTCTTTTTCGAACTGGGTGACCCAGTCGTAGTTCTTGTCCGACTCGCCGCGCTCGATGTAGCCGGGCCAGGCAATGATGTCGAGCTGGCCTTCGCCCTGGCCGACCTGTTTCAACGGTTCGGCGGCCTGGGCTGAAGCGGTGAGGCAGGCACAGCTGACGGCGAAGGAAAGGAATAGGGGGTTGAGCGAAGGCATTATCGACTCCTGTTGTACATGACGTGCGGAGCCTGTTCGGCGGAACTGCATGCCGTTGGCGGTGCGCTGAAAGCGAGCCGAAAAACATGGCCGCTGCTCGCATTGAGCAGCGTAGTTCGGGGCTTTGGGGCTGACAAGGAAGGGGGCAGGGGCGCTTTGCCGTCGCCTTCCTGCAGGGGCGAATTCGCTTGAATTTGGTAATTGACGTCCTGAAGCCCAGGCCAGCAGGGTGAAGCCGATCCGGTAGGGTGCGCCGTGTGCACCGGCGGTTAGACGTGGTGCCGGAGCCGATCCCGGAATTGGTGCGCGCAGTGCTCAGCCAAGTGTTCTCCATCAAGTGGCGAAGCTGTTCAGTGATCGGCCGATCCAGCAGTTTGCGAGGATGAGGTGAGCCAGATGGCGATGCGCTGCAGTACGTATCGGCGCCGCGTCTCCCAGTCGCCCCCGACCACTTCATATCGCTGGCCGGTACTCTCCAGCCAGCTGCGACAATCCTCGAAGAAGGCCATGCGCTCCGTCAGCTCGGGCTGGCAGCGCTGGCCATCGTCCACCCATTCCACCTGTTGCGGACTCAGCAGCAGATGCAGGTCGTAGCGCCGCGCCAGCAGTTCGCGCTCCAGCCAGTCTGGGCAGTCGTTGAACAGCTTGCGGCTCCAGAGAATGTTACTGAGCGGGTGTGTATCGAGAATCAGCAGGGGAGGCGCTTCGGAACGGGCCTTGTCTTCCCATTCGAGCTGGCCACGGGCGATGGCCGGGATGTCGGCGTAGCAGGTGTCGCGCTGTTCGCGATCGATGAAGTGACGGACGTACTCGCCCACCAGCAGACCGCCGAACTCGGCCTGGATCGCGGCCGCCAGCCAGCTCTTGCCGCTGGATTCCGGCCCTGTCAGCACCAGTACCTTCATGCCGTGACGGGCTCCAGTTCACGCCGCCAGCTGCGCCAGCCCTGCACGGCCAGCAGGGTGAAGAGCCCGTAGAGCGCGGCAGTGAGATACAGCCCCTTGCTGAGGAACAGCGCCACGAACAGCACGTCCACCACTATCCAGAGCAGCCAGCATTCCAGGCGCTTGTGCGCCATCCAGAACTGGGCCACCAGGCTGAAGGCGGTGAGCGCGGCGTCCCACCAGGGCGCGGCGGCATCGGTCCAGGTCGCCATGGCGTAGCCCAGTCCAAGGCTGCCGAGGGCGCCCGCCAGCAGGCCAAGTCCCAGCGGTTGCACGCCCAGGCGGCTGATCTGGCGGCCGTCGTGCCGGGCGCCGCCCCGGGTCCATTGTCGCCAGCCGTACAGCTGCAGGCCGGCAAAGACCAGTTGCAGGAGCATGTCCGAGTACAGCTTCACTTCGAGGAAGATCCAGCTATACATCAGCACCATTACCAGGCCGATGGGCCAGCACCAGGCGTTCTGCCTGACGGTGAGCCAGACGGCCAGCACGCCCAGGCTGGCGGCGACGAGTTCTAGAGGGGACACCTTGCCGATTCCAAAGATGAAAGCCGCCGATTGTAGCGGCTCCCTCCGGTTTCGGCTGGGTTGTGGCTACACGCGGAACTGGCCCAGCAAGTGATTCAACTGCTCGGCCAATTGCCCGAGGCGCTGGCTGGCCCCGGTGGTCTGTTCCGCGGCACTGGCGCTGTTGTGGGCCAGACCGGCGGCCTGGGTGACGTTCTGGTTGATGTCTTCCACCACGTGGGATTGCTGCAGGGTGGCGCTGGCGATGGAAGCGTTGAGGCTGGTGAGGTTACGCAGCGCCTGGGCGATCTGCGCCAGGCTCTCACCGGCCTGGCTGGCCTGGTCCACCGTGGCGCGGGACGCCCGGCTGCTTTCGTCGATGACCTGGACCGCCGCCTCGGAGTTCTGCTGCAGGCGCTCGATCATCGTCTGGATTTCCGCCGTGGACTTCTGCGTGCGCTGGGCCAGCAGGCGGACTTCATCGGCCACCACCGCAAAGCCGCGCCCCTGTTCGCCGGCCCGGGCGGCTTCGATGGCAGCGTTGAGTGCCAGCAGATTGGTCTGCTCAGCGATGGAGCGGATCACCTCCAGCACGCTGCCGATCTGGGCACTTTCCTGGGCCAGCGTCTGGATCACTTCCACCGCCTTGGTGATGGTGGCGGAGAGCTGGTCGATCTGCCGCAGGCTGCTGTCGATGTTGTCGTGGCCCTGGCGTGCCTGCTCTTCGGCGTGGCGCACTTCGCTGGCGGCATGCTCGGCGTTCTTCGCCACATCCTGCACGCCGTAGGTGACCTCGTTGATGGCGGTGGCCACCTGCTCCATCTGCAGGGATTGCTGCTCGCTCTGGCGCAGACCCTGGCTGGCGATGCCGTCCAGGTTGCTGGCGGCCTGGTCGAGGGCATTGGCGGCATCCAGGGACTGGCGGATCACGCCGCGCAGCTTGCCGGTGAAGGCATTGAAATGGCTGCCCAGGGCAGTGATCTCATCGCGACCTTGGGTGTCCAGGTTGCTGGTGAGGTCGCCTTCGCCGCTGGCGATGCTGGCCATCGCGGACACCACCTCGTCCAGCGGCCGGGTGATGCTGCGGGCGATGAGGATGACCAGCAAGGCCATGACGATGGCGATGGCCAATCCGACTGCTGACGCGCGAATGGCCTGGGCGCGGAACTCGGCCTGCATGTCGTCGATGTAGATGCCCGAGCCGATCACCCAGCCCCAGGGGGCGAACAGCTGGACGTAGGACACCTTGGGTACCGGGTCGCTGGCGCCCGGCTTGGGCCAGCGGTAGGCGACCAGGCCCGCGCCGTTGGTCTTGGCCACGCGCACCATCTCGTTGAACAGCGCTTTGCCGTCAGGGTCCTTGTAGCCGGAGAGGTCCTGTCCCTCCAGCTTGGCGTTGGTCGGATGCATGACCATGCGTGGGGTCAGGTCGTTGATCCAGAAGTAGTCGCCCTTGTCGTAGCGCAGCGCACGCACGGCCTGCATGGCCTGCTTCTGCGCCTCTTCGCGGGTCAGGGTGCCTGCGGATTCCTGGGCCTGGTAGTACTGCAGCACGCCGGCAGCGGTCTCGACCACGTGGCGCGTCTTTTGCTCCTTGCCCGTGTAGAGGTCGTTGTAGATCTGCTGCAGCATCAGTACGCCGAGGGTGACCAGCATGAATACCGCGACTATCAGGATCAGCCAGAGACGGCGGCTGATCGGCAGGTTGCGCAAGCTGTGCATGGGGCGGGAACTCCTGGTTTCTTGTTATTGACCACGTGCCGGAAGCAGAGCAGGCCGGCCGGACGTTTTCAATCAGCCTTTAGCCGCGATTTCCAGATGGCTCTCTGTTAGCATTTCGGCGCTTCGGGGCAAAGCTGAAGGCTCGTTCGTCCCCGGAACCTGGCCGCCGGTGCCCGGTCTCATCGCCGAACGGCACGCTCACGGCGCCAGTTACCTGCATATTCGTAACGAAAAGGCCGCCAGAAGAGTGCGCCTCGGGGGAGAGTTTCGATGGATTTGTGGACGGCCTTGCAGGCCATCATTCTGGGGGTTGTCGAGGGCCTGACGGAGTTCCTGCCGATCTCCAGCACCGGCCACCAGATCGTGGTCGCGGACCTGCTGGGCTTCACCGGTGAGCGGGCGATTGCCTTCAACATCATCATCCAGCTGGCGGCCATCCTCGCGGTGGTCTGGGAATACCGGCGCA is part of the Pseudomonas lalkuanensis genome and harbors:
- a CDS encoding AAA family ATPase, coding for MKVLVLTGPESSGKSWLAAAIQAEFGGLLVGEYVRHFIDREQRDTCYADIPAIARGQLEWEDKARSEAPPLLILDTHPLSNILWSRKLFNDCPDWLERELLARRYDLHLLLSPQQVEWVDDGQRCQPELTERMAFFEDCRSWLESTGQRYEVVGGDWETRRRYVLQRIAIWLTSSSQTAGSADH
- the pnuC gene encoding nicotinamide riboside transporter PnuC, encoding MSPLELVAASLGVLAVWLTVRQNAWCWPIGLVMVLMYSWIFLEVKLYSDMLLQLVFAGLQLYGWRQWTRGGARHDGRQISRLGVQPLGLGLLAGALGSLGLGYAMATWTDAAAPWWDAALTAFSLVAQFWMAHKRLECWLLWIVVDVLFVALFLSKGLYLTAALYGLFTLLAVQGWRSWRRELEPVTA
- a CDS encoding methyl-accepting chemotaxis protein; the protein is MHSLRNLPISRRLWLILIVAVFMLVTLGVLMLQQIYNDLYTGKEQKTRHVVETAAGVLQYYQAQESAGTLTREEAQKQAMQAVRALRYDKGDYFWINDLTPRMVMHPTNAKLEGQDLSGYKDPDGKALFNEMVRVAKTNGAGLVAYRWPKPGASDPVPKVSYVQLFAPWGWVIGSGIYIDDMQAEFRAQAIRASAVGLAIAIVMALLVILIARSITRPLDEVVSAMASIASGEGDLTSNLDTQGRDEITALGSHFNAFTGKLRGVIRQSLDAANALDQAASNLDGIASQGLRQSEQQSLQMEQVATAINEVTYGVQDVAKNAEHAASEVRHAEEQARQGHDNIDSSLRQIDQLSATITKAVEVIQTLAQESAQIGSVLEVIRSIAEQTNLLALNAAIEAARAGEQGRGFAVVADEVRLLAQRTQKSTAEIQTMIERLQQNSEAAVQVIDESSRASRATVDQASQAGESLAQIAQALRNLTSLNASIASATLQQSHVVEDINQNVTQAAGLAHNSASAAEQTTGASQRLGQLAEQLNHLLGQFRV